AGCTGGGACGACATCATTAGGGCGCAGAATCGAAGGACCTCGGTGGGTTGTTGTGTTCTTTGTCGGCTTTCGGGCAGTCTTATCTTGATCCTCGAGCTTCCTCCTCCCTTCGAATCCTCGGCCGCTCGTTCTTGTCGACGAGTTCAATCGGTGCCGGTCAAAGATTCGCCGATGGGTTCGGATTGAATCGGCTTCTTGTCGGATTGCGCGCCGGCTGGTTCGAGAATTCGCCCGTTgcttgtggattttgatttgagAAGCGGGTACCCTTTGAGTTGCTGGGAGGAATTTTCAGCTACCATTTGGTTAGTCCGAAGCTGAGTGCAAGAAAGTTCTTCATTTGCTCGTGCTTCGATTGAAGCTATCGTGtcgttgtttctttttttcgtcGCTTTGATTGGTCGTCGATATGGAGTTTGCTTGATTCTTTAAAaggggttttttctttttgtttttttgggtgttATTTGCTGGTGATTGGTTTCTTGCCTATTGACACATTGTGCATCAATATGCTTCTCTGGTGCGGTCAAAGTATTGACTGTTTattgcttttcattttaattcatTGCAGCGAGGATGAAGAGTGTGAGGGAATGGGTTTTTTCGCAGTTGTTGACCAATTCATTGTCCTCATCGAGGCCATTGTCCGGCAGCGACAGCTTTTTTCGGCGAGGCAGCGAACGAGGGGCCTCATGAACAAGGTATTGGACCCTCAATTTATCGACCTGGGCATGGAAATTGGGgcttaaataatttttggggCTGCCCATAACGAAAGAAGAAAGATAGTCCGGCTCTCTCATAATGTTTTCACATAGCAACACCAAGTAGCGTTTTCATGGCATGTTTGAGTGTGTTAGTTGGAAGATATGTTCCTTATTCTCTGAATAATCTGCTAAGAAGCGCTGGGCATTGAAGACAGTCCAAAACTGATTCCTTGCATTTTTTTCAGTGTAGTGGAGTGCTTAATGTCCATCTTCTTTTTTGCTCTTTGTTTGAATTGTAGATATAGACATCGAACTCAACATGGCCTGCCCAAAgagtttctgaattttttgtcaTGGAGTGTGCTATTGTGGTAAAAAAGTGGATTGAGACGAAATACCAAAAGGGAGGGAAGGACACTTGTTATGTGATATGAAGAGTTTGTGCAATTCAGGAAATAAATGCTATAAAGTAAGAGGACTTGTCATGCGCACTTGGCATAGTATAATCATTGTAGGAAGGTAGGACTGCAAGATCATTACAGCTTTCTCCGATACTAGGTGGGGTAGACTGAAGCATATGATTGTGTTAAGTATTGTGGCATCTTTTAATGTATATATCAGAGTCTATGCTTGCCCATGTGTTGTTTTGAGTGTAGGTAACTCTCTCTAGTGGATATTCCTGAGTCGCAACCTTCAACAAGTTacatatttgtttgttttggcAGTAGACTACTTTACTATCTCCATTCCCAGTTTGCACTGTGATATGGGAACTCATAATCAAGTGCTGGAAGTCAATATGCgcatttttttgtctttcatgCATTACCTTCTTTCTGGGTGTTTTCATGTAAAGCATCTGTGAGGATTACAGTATGATTAGATCCGGCATGTTGACCATagcatcataaaaaaggttgttTCTTGAGTAGCAGGATGCTAGCAAGGCCCTTCTAGTGAAGAAGTAGCATGGTCAAACTTCCTTTTTAGCTTCGTGAAAGGGGCAAGACTCATCTCACTTTCTATGATATTCAGCCCATGCAGATTCTCCGGAAGTGTCTCAAGCTTCTGTTGATCAATCAGCTTCTTCTAATGGAACTCTAGAGAGTCAGCATTATCCCTCTCCACAGCAAGGTCTGGTTGAAAATTGTTCCCAATCTCACTCTAGCTCTGATAGAGGAAAGTCAAATCCTATGTCTAAGATCAACGATctccaaattaagtttttgCGGATTCTCCAACGGCTTGGGCATCAACAGGACAACCTTTTGGCAGCGAAGGTCTTGTATCGGGTTCAACTAGCAACCTTGATTCAATCAGGGGAAGCAGATCCAAAAGTGTTGAAGCATATGCATGATAAGGCTCGAGCACAAGCAGCACAAGAAGAGGCTGCTGGTGTGCCTgaattagatttttcatttaAGGTACTTGTGCTGGGAAGAACCGGGGTTGGCAAGAGTGCAACAATAAACTCAATTTTTGATCAGACAAAGGTAGTCACTAATGCATTTCAACCAGCCACAGATTCCATTAGAGAGGTTACTGGAACTGTCGGTGGGATGAAAATAACTTTTGTTGATACTCCTGGTCTTTGTCCTTCTTCTACCGCTAACATGAGAAGAAATAGGAAGATTTTGCTCTCTGTGAAGAAGTATATCAGAAAGTCACCACCagatattgttttgttttttgaacGCCTCGATCTTATCAACGTGAACTATAGTGACTTCCCTCTTCTGAAGCTTCTTAGCGAAGTTTTTGGCAATGCAATTTGGTTCAACACAATCCTTGTTATGACACATGCTTCCTGTTCCCTCCCAGAGGGACCAAATGGTTATCCTGTCGTGTATGAATCATATGTTGGTCAATGTGCCAATTTGATTCAAAGCTACATTCATCTTGCTGTGTCAgattcaaaaattgagaatcctGTACTGTTGGTAGAGAACCATTCCCAGTGCAGAAAAAATTTATTGGGAGAAAAAGTTCTTCCAAATGGGCAGGTTTGGAAATCTCATTTTTTGCTACTATGTGTGTGTATGAAAGTTCTCAGTGATGCTAACAAATTTCTGGAATTTAGAGACAGCATTGCTCTGGGACCACCAAATGCTAAGAGGCAGCCGTCTCTGCCTCACCTTCTCTCCTCCCTTCTCCGACATCGTCCTT
This genomic stretch from Eucalyptus grandis isolate ANBG69807.140 chromosome 3, ASM1654582v1, whole genome shotgun sequence harbors:
- the LOC120291588 gene encoding translocase of chloroplast 90, chloroplastic-like, which codes for MDRGPDGAPRGSRYLGPARPTQMQLRPAFESNANPPPKTRFFFVNFLIFLSIFCLSGNRIPSWDDIIRAQNRRTSVGCCVLCRLSGSLILILELPPPFESSAARSCRRVQSVPVKDSPMGHCPAATAFFGEAANEGPHEQAHADSPEVSQASVDQSASSNGTLESQHYPSPQQGLVENCSQSHSSSDRGKSNPMSKINDLQIKFLRILQRLGHQQDNLLAAKVLYRVQLATLIQSGEADPKVLKHMHDKARAQAAQEEAAGVPELDFSFKVLVLGRTGVGKSATINSIFDQTKVVTNAFQPATDSIREVTGTVGGMKITFVDTPGLCPSSTANMRRNRKILLSVKKYIRKSPPDIVLFFERLDLINVNYSDFPLLKLLSEVFGNAIWFNTILVMTHASCSLPEGPNGYPVVYESYVGQCANLIQSYIHLAVSDSKIENPVLLVENHSQCRKNLLGEKVLPNGQVWKSHFLLLCVCMKVLSDANKFLEFRDSIALGPPNAKRQPSLPHLLSSLLRHRPSPSTGGADYEMDDSILSDTEEEDEYDQLPPIKILSRSQFEKLTKSQKKDYLDELDYRETLYMKKQLREESRRQRELREDKLLRKENSDYNDSSDNQETSSEPFLLPDMAVPPSFDSDCPLHRYRGLVTGEQLIVRPVLDPHGWDHDVGFDGINLETSIETKSNVCALVTGQMSKEKNDFSIHSECSAVYNSTSGPSYTLGLDVQSAGKDLMYTVHSNTRLNNLKHNIAECGLSLTRFGDKCYTGAKIEDTMHIGRRVKLVVNAGRLGAAEQVAYGGSFEATVRGRDYPVRTDSISLSMTVLSFDKETVLSGGLQSEFRLSRDTKVMINGNLNSRKMGQLSLKTSSSEHMEIALIALVSIIRAFFP